AACCTGATGAATATCTGCGTTTTACTGGGAGGTGCTTCACCGGAGCGGAATGTCTCCATCACCAGTGGAAAAGCTGTAGGACAAGCCCTGACATCTCTGGGTTATACCGTTTTTTATGTTGATCCCTCCACGCCCTGGCATCAAATGGACCAGTTCCGCAGCATGCTGGAAAGCTTTGATGTCACGGATAATCATTTTGATGATATGGCACATCGGGATGAAAGGGTCTTTATAGAACATATCCGTGAAATGAAAGCCATGAAAACCGATGTCGTTTTTAATGCCCTTCATGGAGGAACCGGCGAAAACGGTATGATTGCAGCGGTTCTGGAAATTGCCGGAATTCCCTATACCGGTTCCGGCCCCCTGGCTTCTGCCCTGGCCATGGATAAATATCTTTCGAAAGTGCTTGCGGAAAAGGCAGGTGTTCAAACAGGACGTGTTGCCAGGATTACCGGTGAAACACAGATCAATCCGGATGCCCTGACCTTTCCCCTGGTGATCAAACCCAACAGTGCCGGATCGTCCGTAGGGCTCCATGTTTTGATGGAACCCTGTGATATCCGCCCCCTGATAAAGGATGCCCTGACCTATGACCCGGTGATTCTGGTTGAAGAATATATTCCGGGACAGGAACTCACGGTGCCTGTTGTAGGCGGTGAAGCGTTTCCCCTTATTGAAATTCTCCCGGAAGGCGGTGTGTATACCTTTGAAACAAAGTACACATCGGGAAAAAGCCGTTATCTGGTACCGGCACCCCTGGCAGATGATGTCACCCAATCCCTGAAAGAGAAAGCATTACGCATTTGGAATATTCTGGGCCTTGAAAGTTATGCCCGGATTGATTTCAGATTGAAAAACGGTTATGAAGCGTACTTTCTGGAAGCCAACTCCCTGCCCGGTATGACAGCCACCAGCCTTTTACCTAAATCAGCCAACGTGATGGGAATGGATTTTCCCACACTGACGGATTGGATCATCAGGGATGCCCTGAAACGTTTTGAAAAAAAGGAACAATCATGAGCCTGGTTTTTTACAACACTCTCAAGCGAAAAAAAGAAATATTCATCCCCCTGGAAAAAGGTGTTGTAAAGATGTATACCTGTGGTCCCACGGTATATAATCATGCCCATATCGGCAATTTCAGGGCCTATATTTTTGAGGATCAGCTGAAGCGTTACCTGAAATATAAAGGATTCAAAGTCACCCAGGTGATGAACCTGACGGATGTGGACGATAAAATCATCCGGAATTGTTCAGAGAAAAAAATCCCCCTTCAGGAATATACCCGGCCTTTTAAAGAGTCCTTCTTCAGGGATCTGGAGATTTTGAATATTGACAGGGCGGAGGTTTTTCCGGCAGCCACAGAACACATCGGGGATATGGTAAGACTGATCCAGTCTCTATTGGATAAAGGACTGGCTTATCGTACAGAGGATGGTAACATTTTTTTCAAGATCACGGCTTTTCCCCGTTACGGGCGGTTACAAAACCTGAATCCGGAAAACCTCCGGAGTGGAGGCCGGGTGGAGAGTGATGAATACGAAAAGGAATCGGTACACGATTTTGCCTTGTGGAAAGCCTGGAAACCGGAAGACGGGGAGGTATATTGGGATACACCTCTGGGGAAAGGTCGCCCCGGCTGGCATATCGAATGCTCTGCCATGTCCATGAAATATCTGGGGGAGACGTTTGATATACATACCGGCGGTGTGGACAATATCTTTCCCCATCATGAGAATGAAATCGCTCAAAGCGAGGGAGCCACAGGCAAACCTTTTGCACGGTACTGGCTCCACTGCGAACACCTGCTTTGGGATGGTGAAAAAATGAGCAAATCCCTGGGAAACATGATGTACATCCGGGGTTTGACAGATAAAGGCTATTCTCCCCGGGCCATCCGCTATACCCTGCTATCTACTCATTACCGCCAAAAGCTGAATTTCAGTCTGCCCCTTCTGGATCAATCAGAAAAATCCCTTAAACGAGTGGATGATTTCCTTTTTGAACTTGATCAAATTCATGAGGACGGTCCGGTTCATGATAAAGTGGAAAAGGAAGTCGCCCGGATGCTGGAAAAATTTGAAGAAGCCCTGGACGACGATCTGAACATTTCTCCGGCCCTGGCGTCTGTGTTTGAAATGATCCGAAGGATCAACCGGATAAAGATAGATTTCCCAATGACACATGAAGATAAGAAAAGCATTTTGTTGGCACTAAAAAAAGTGGATCAGGTTTTGGGGGTTATTTTTTCCGGAAATCACAAAAAGTCCGCCGAACTGTCGGATGAGGCCATTGAAGCCCGGATTGCAGAAAGGAATGAAGCCCGGAATAACAGGGACTGGGCCCGGGCAGACGCTATCCGGGATGAATTGCTCAAGTCCGGAATTGAACTTATTGACCGGAAAGAAGGTACAACCTACCGGCGGAAATAGCATAAATTCATCTTGAAATAAAAAAGGGCGGTTTGTACCGCCCTTTTTTTATGTTGTTAACAATGATTATTTAAACATAATGCCTAAACCGACAGTGGCCACCTGATAATCACCCACCAGGGCGACCTCGGCATTGACGAATGTCAACGGAAGGACCTGAAGGGTTAAGCCGGCATTCATGCGGATTGTGTTTTCCCCTTCCAGGTCAAAAGAGAGTTCCTGGTCTTCATCAATACCCGGGATGGTCCCGGCCGGGATGGTATAGGTCAGGTTGATGGTTGTCTGATCATACCCGGCACCGATATAGGGTGTAATCTTGATGATGGGAATGGGCAGACGTTTTCCCAGTTCAGCATGGTAATTGATATTTGTGGCTTCAAGAATATCTCCTATTTTCAGGACCTGATAGAAGGCGCCGACAGACACGTCCAGGATGGGAACCGGCAGGTTTTTCCGCAGGCCGGCACCGTACATGGAGAACATGCCGAATTCTTCGCTGATTTCAAATTCGGGAACATAGCGTCCCTGTACTTCGATCCCAAAAGGAATACGGACATTGGCCTGGAGACCGGCCGTGGGGACAAACTCAAGTCCGAGTCCGCCGGGGAATTGAAAGTCAGGTGCAATGTTATCCAGATTTCCATTGAGGAAATTCATGATGGATGGCTGCAGATAGGTATCCACATCACCTCCGGACATGCCCTGTTCTTCCACCAGCTGGGTTCTGAGGGCCATGTAGACTTCATTGGGTGTGCGCGTGGAAAGCAATACTCCATCTTCCTGGTCGCTGGCGATGGTGGGTGTTTCTGTTACACCGCCGTTGTCGTATATGTCGCTGAATGTCAGCGTCACGTCATCCGGTTGAAGTTCTGCCGGAAGCATTGAAACACCGGACATAGAACTCAGGGGAAAAGTGATGGTGTTTTCCATCATGGAATATTCAAACATCATGGCGGCATCCGGGACAGCCACCGCGTTTACAACCAGTCCCACATCCAGGCCGATGGGCAGGGGAAGTTTGGCGGTTTTGGTGGAAGCCTTCCGGTATAAACCGCTGTTCATTCCGGCACCGAATCCTGTTACCAAAGGCTGTACATAACCCCTGGCATTATCCCCCAGCATTTTTTGAAGGCTTTCTTCAAGGCTCTGGGCCTGCAAATGGGATACAGGCATCAGCAAAGCCAGAATAAGTACCATTCCGATCACAGCTTTTAAACGCATTGTTCACTCCTTATGTTGTTATTATCCCCTCATTTTACTTAATGTAAGAGAAATCGGGTATCATAATCAAAATTTTTTTTATTTTCACCGCTGCTATCGTGAGTCAGGACACATATTGTTCAATCAATTTCACCAGATGAAGGAGTTTTGACTGTTCCGGGAGGGGAAGGTTACCGTTCGTCTCACAGATTTTTTCGGCTTTTTCGATATAATTCAGGATTTTCTCAAGATTCGGTGTTTCCGGATCCATGACCCGGAACATCTCTTTTAATGATTTCAGGGATTCAGCATCGGCGGCACCTTTGGGGATATATGTAAAATACTTCCGGGGGGCCGTGGATAAATCCCGTAGAAGATAAGAGAAATAAAGGACAAGCCGGTTAATTTTGGGATAATCGAGTTTTTCGGCCGAATCAAAGAGGGTGTGGTAAAAATGGTTCCGGCCCGATGTGGCAAAAATGAAAGGCCGTTCACGGTTTTTAAAGGCGATATAATTACCGGATGGAGGTACGGCATGAATTCCCATACGCCGGGGATAAATGCCTTCAACGGATGTTTCCAGCTGGTTGAGAACAGGCCCAATACCGCATTTTTCTCCACCGATGAGAAAAAAAGAATCCATGATTTTCTCATGGGTACCTGTACCCAGTCCGTGTCCCATCAGATCCAGAAAAACGGCCAGATCAATGGCATTCAATACTTCGGGATTGGCTTCACAAAAGCGTTCCACACCCATGTGGGGAGAGTTGAAAAAGGGGGGTTCTTCTGCGTCAAAACAGGCCACAAGGATACTTCGCCGGTCAGCCTGGGGCGGGTCGGCATGAAAATGTCCCGCCGCCCTGAGAATGATACCCACAGCCGCCGCATTGTCATCAGCCCCTGGATAATACCCCAATTCGTCATCATCAGTCCCCAAATGATCGTAATGGGCTTCGATCATGATGTACCGGTTTTTTAACCGTCCTTTTCCGGGAATATATCCCAGAATGTTGGCGCCCTCAATATTTTCCGGTAAATGAGGAAGGGGCTGAAGGTATGATTCGCCATAAAAGGGGAGGATTCCCAGGTCCTGCATTTGCTGAATGATGTATTCCTGTGCCCTTTTCCACCCCCCGGTTCCGGTCCGGCGACCGGCGCAATACCGGGATGCAAGATAGTGGATGATCTGAAGGGTGGAGTCGGCCATGGACAGAATATTCACGGAATCCTGCGGAATAGCAAGAAAATAATGTTCAATATTTTAAATCTGTGAGAATCCCGTTACATTTCAGTCAAATCATGACAATGGAACTGAACATCCTGGGAACGGCTTCACAACTGCCGACGGCTAAGCGGAATCACGGAGGCTGCCTGTTGCACTGGCAGGGAGAAAATATCCTCCTGGATCCGGGTGAAGGTATCCAGCGCCAGTGTGTGAAAGGCGGCCTTTCCGTCCCGGCTATCCGGACTATTTGCATTTCCCATTTTCATGGGGATCACTGTCTGGGACTCCCGGGAATCATTCAGCGGATTTCCCTGGCAAAGGTGACTGAACCGGTGACTATCATTTATCCCGGGGAAGGAGAGGATTTTTTAAAAAGACTTCTGACCTGTTCGGATTTTCATCAGACGTTGACCCTTAAACTTCTTCCCATACCCTGTGAAGGGATTGTTTTTAATACGGGAAAACTCCGGATTGAAGCCGTCAGATTGAAGCATCGCATTCAAACCTTTGGATTCCGGATCGTTCAGCCGGGTGGATACCGTTTTGATAAAGAAAAGCTGGCTGTTGCAGGCATTAAAGGAAAATCCGTTGGGATTTTGCAGGAAAAAGGTGAACTTCAAACTGAGAGGGGAGTGATCTCCCGGGAGAGTGTTTCAAAACCTGTTCCGGACCGGGTTTTTGCTTATGTGGCGGATA
This window of the Candidatus Neomarinimicrobiota bacterium genome carries:
- a CDS encoding D-alanine--D-alanine ligase is translated as MNICVLLGGASPERNVSITSGKAVGQALTSLGYTVFYVDPSTPWHQMDQFRSMLESFDVTDNHFDDMAHRDERVFIEHIREMKAMKTDVVFNALHGGTGENGMIAAVLEIAGIPYTGSGPLASALAMDKYLSKVLAEKAGVQTGRVARITGETQINPDALTFPLVIKPNSAGSSVGLHVLMEPCDIRPLIKDALTYDPVILVEEYIPGQELTVPVVGGEAFPLIEILPEGGVYTFETKYTSGKSRYLVPAPLADDVTQSLKEKALRIWNILGLESYARIDFRLKNGYEAYFLEANSLPGMTATSLLPKSANVMGMDFPTLTDWIIRDALKRFEKKEQS
- the cysS gene encoding cysteine--tRNA ligase: MSLVFYNTLKRKKEIFIPLEKGVVKMYTCGPTVYNHAHIGNFRAYIFEDQLKRYLKYKGFKVTQVMNLTDVDDKIIRNCSEKKIPLQEYTRPFKESFFRDLEILNIDRAEVFPAATEHIGDMVRLIQSLLDKGLAYRTEDGNIFFKITAFPRYGRLQNLNPENLRSGGRVESDEYEKESVHDFALWKAWKPEDGEVYWDTPLGKGRPGWHIECSAMSMKYLGETFDIHTGGVDNIFPHHENEIAQSEGATGKPFARYWLHCEHLLWDGEKMSKSLGNMMYIRGLTDKGYSPRAIRYTLLSTHYRQKLNFSLPLLDQSEKSLKRVDDFLFELDQIHEDGPVHDKVEKEVARMLEKFEEALDDDLNISPALASVFEMIRRINRIKIDFPMTHEDKKSILLALKKVDQVLGVIFSGNHKKSAELSDEAIEARIAERNEARNNRDWARADAIRDELLKSGIELIDRKEGTTYRRK
- a CDS encoding ribonuclease Z, which encodes MHWQGENILLDPGEGIQRQCVKGGLSVPAIRTICISHFHGDHCLGLPGIIQRISLAKVTEPVTIIYPGEGEDFLKRLLTCSDFHQTLTLKLLPIPCEGIVFNTGKLRIEAVRLKHRIQTFGFRIVQPGGYRFDKEKLAVAGIKGKSVGILQEKGELQTERGVISRESVSKPVPDRVFAYVADTAPGNHVNHLMDHADLLLCETTFMESERNLAEAYDHLTTGTAAKAALENKVGFLIATHFSERYRDNRVIEKELREIFPRCYTAEDLTRFSLVLKTKTLHVETIRKKNGQAT